TAACATGGTGGACCATTTCCCTCCAATCaacattattttcatttaattatacTACTTGGTGGGTGGATGGCAACATCAATAAAAATACTTACTCTCTGCGTGTATGGATCCACATCTGTGTTTCATCTTGTTTTACTCCTCCTCTTGCAATAACCAAACACTTTTTTGCTTGATTTCAGTTTGAACCAGCAATGGGCGCCGAAGCAATTGCATTCGACCTCGCCGTAGAGCTTATTACTAAATTGAGCTCCTTTACTCTCTCTCAAATTGGACTGTGTTGGAATGTCAAAGATGACCTCCACGACCTCAAAAGCACTGTCTCTACAATCAAAGCTGTGCTTCTTGACGCAGAAGAGCGATCCGTGACCAGCCAACTCGTCAAAGATTGGCTTGAAAAGCTGAGAGATGTACTTTATGACGCTGACGACTTGCTCGATGATTTCTCTGCCGAAGCTTTGCGGAAAGATCTATTGGGTGGGAACAAGCTGACGAAAGAGGTACGCCTTTTCTTCTCGAGCTCAAACCAGTTTGCTTACGGTCTCAAAATGGGTCTGAA
This is a stretch of genomic DNA from Gossypium arboreum isolate Shixiya-1 chromosome 11, ASM2569848v2, whole genome shotgun sequence. It encodes these proteins:
- the LOC108473541 gene encoding disease resistance protein RGA2-like, whose amino-acid sequence is MGAEAIAFDLAVELITKLSSFTLSQIGLCWNVKDDLHDLKSTVSTIKAVLLDAEERSVTSQLVKDWLEKLRDVLYDADDLLDDFSAEALRKDLLGGNKLTKEAKHQIKISKWTNCKNNFGKKLVGKNICLFWMTFGMMSGETGLI